One Bacteroidota bacterium DNA segment encodes these proteins:
- a CDS encoding alpha/beta fold hydrolase, whose translation MLRKKKKDNSLKLKWMQQFFSIAGSIAPLATVNILAKLFFTPSKRVLKPAEITLRRKARIFNIEVDEFRNPKNKLKLSCYSWGRGKKTILLAHGWEGRALDYYRIIPALVERGYRVIGFDSPGHGSSEGERSNMVDFKEVMYQLVKNKIGVPYAIIAHSMGAGAAAFMLVEHDIRVEKFVAITIPTVSRKFFENVLSMMKVPDKMQQAFFAGMSEQYGEDIDHYNLVERSEPIKANDMLIIYDAQDEVINPKDTREFLARHPEIKGVEMSGIGHYGLLRNKHVIDLVIDFIDDK comes from the coding sequence ATGCTTAGGAAAAAGAAAAAGGATAATTCGCTGAAACTGAAGTGGATGCAGCAATTTTTCTCTATTGCGGGGAGTATTGCGCCTTTAGCCACGGTGAATATTTTGGCGAAGTTGTTTTTCACACCCAGCAAGCGGGTGCTGAAACCTGCGGAGATCACGCTGCGGCGCAAAGCGCGTATTTTTAATATTGAAGTGGATGAGTTCCGCAATCCGAAAAATAAATTGAAGCTGTCTTGTTATAGTTGGGGCCGAGGAAAGAAGACTATTCTGTTGGCTCATGGATGGGAAGGAAGGGCTTTGGATTATTACCGAATTATTCCCGCGCTGGTGGAAAGAGGCTATCGAGTCATTGGGTTTGACAGTCCGGGGCATGGTAGTTCGGAAGGCGAGCGGAGTAATATGGTGGATTTTAAGGAGGTGATGTATCAGTTGGTTAAGAATAAAATCGGGGTGCCTTATGCTATCATCGCTCATTCTATGGGGGCGGGCGCGGCGGCGTTTATGTTGGTGGAGCATGACATCAGGGTAGAGAAATTTGTGGCGATCACTATTCCGACGGTGTCGAGGAAGTTTTTTGAAAATGTATTGTCTATGATGAAGGTGCCGGACAAAATGCAGCAGGCGTTTTTTGCGGGCATGTCTGAGCAGTACGGGGAGGACATAGATCATTATAATCTCGTGGAGCGATCGGAGCCGATCAAGGCAAACGATATGCTGATTATTTATGACGCGCAGGATGAGGTGATCAACCCAAAAGACACCCGCGAGTTTCTTGCTCGCCATCCGGAAATCAAAGGAGTGGAGATGAGCGGTATAGGCCATTATGGATTGTTGCGAAACAAGCATGTGATAGACTTGGTCATTGATTTTATTGATGATAAGTAG